A region from the Geitlerinema sp. PCC 9228 genome encodes:
- a CDS encoding calcium-binding protein → MVLDVIISGASGYDEALATNGNDSIIFDPSSNTQHSQLQSSPLADAILLLGGDDEVLDGNEGRLYYGNMGSDRMSGRGGSDTLVGGQDFDFLHGNEGNDFLFGNTGQDLLRGYTGNDLIRGGQDDDSLRGGDGDDTLYGDLGFDTLTGNAGSDVLIGGSNYDVFTLSDESGSDIIADFEDGIDQIELPENISISDVEIVPLENGSTGIFLASSGELLAAINGVASSAISGDDFIGEVSTTPTSPGIANPTQVVDVSIGDGSMGFISDSYDFEGSVGVSNPADYYRLNIASTDSLLAADGAQVNIELDDGQIPNGLNLPEKDLDYAVFADFNGDGNFTNDEIVDSSRDIDDRGSDIDIGGLKFAPGSYLLQIFPDSRFFENSDGDISYDLSLNSASLLTPPNGLVEIVA, encoded by the coding sequence ATGGTTCTAGACGTTATAATTAGCGGCGCTTCAGGATACGATGAAGCCTTAGCTACCAACGGAAACGACTCGATTATTTTCGATCCATCGAGCAATACGCAACACTCTCAGTTGCAAAGCTCTCCCTTAGCAGATGCGATCCTGCTTTTGGGAGGAGACGACGAAGTTTTGGATGGCAACGAAGGTCGCCTCTACTATGGTAATATGGGAAGCGATCGCATGAGCGGTCGAGGGGGTTCGGATACCCTCGTTGGCGGACAGGACTTTGATTTCCTCCACGGCAACGAAGGCAACGACTTCCTGTTCGGAAACACAGGTCAGGATCTTCTGAGAGGGTATACAGGAAACGATTTGATACGCGGCGGTCAAGACGACGATTCCCTCCGTGGCGGCGATGGCGACGATACCCTCTACGGCGATTTGGGATTTGATACGCTCACTGGCAACGCCGGATCGGATGTTCTCATCGGTGGCAGCAACTACGATGTTTTCACTCTATCAGACGAATCAGGATCTGACATCATCGCCGATTTTGAAGATGGCATAGACCAAATTGAATTGCCAGAAAATATATCCATCAGCGATGTAGAAATTGTTCCCCTCGAAAACGGAAGTACTGGCATTTTCCTGGCGAGTAGCGGAGAACTCCTCGCCGCCATCAACGGGGTAGCAAGTTCCGCCATCTCAGGGGATGATTTCATTGGAGAAGTCTCTACCACACCAACTTCCCCTGGAATTGCGAATCCCACCCAAGTGGTTGATGTTTCTATCGGTGACGGTTCGATGGGATTTATTTCTGATTCCTATGATTTTGAAGGTTCTGTCGGTGTTTCTAACCCAGCGGATTACTATCGTTTGAATATTGCCTCCACCGATTCATTATTGGCTGCTGATGGCGCTCAAGTGAATATCGAACTTGATGACGGTCAAATTCCTAATGGTCTGAATCTTCCCGAAAAAGATTTGGATTATGCTGTGTTTGCCGATTTCAATGGGGATGGTAATTTCACCAATGACGAAATCGTCGATAGTTCCCGGGATATTGACGATCGAGGGTCCGATATTGACATTGGTGGTTTAAAATTTGCTCCTGGAAGCTATCTGCTGCAAATTTTCCCCGACTCAAGATTCTTTGAAAACAGCGACGGTGATATATCCTACGATCTGAGCTTAAATTCAGCATCGTTGCTCACACCGCCCAACGGACTTGTTGAGATTGTAGCATAG
- a CDS encoding calcium-binding protein codes for MVLDITTGGPEGFDTALATDASNTITFNQLPNGELLQLKNSPSQDAIALQGGNDTVIDNDESRLYFGNVGIDQLNGNGGSDSLVAGKDNDSVEGGSGDDFLFGNVGNDIVSGGIGNDLLHGGQNEDELNGGDGNDTLHGDIGFDTLTGEGGSDEFALSLQSGTDTITDFESGTDKISLPDGVSFSDLQVAAAGEDTTISLANSGQQLAVLSNVDNSEISVDDFVNPESTGSLSREPRNLLNTTSVLEDANYNYDEIENFLEVEGFDTSSDRVDALLNDLQSFTNISNVTNFGSIDTGVGESNIVSGPEGETRYYLFSIPESSDVTIRQQDLTGDSLMSLYGASIDQQADGSNAISIGNQSVTLDEIGNVALSVGSPGREAAIEYKDNAVISESLDSGIYGLRVIPHSNDDVALYNLSITRG; via the coding sequence ATGGTTCTAGACATCACAACCGGTGGTCCAGAAGGGTTTGATACTGCCTTGGCAACAGATGCTAGCAATACCATTACCTTTAACCAACTGCCTAATGGCGAACTCCTGCAACTGAAAAATTCACCATCGCAAGATGCGATCGCACTTCAGGGAGGCAACGACACGGTTATCGATAACGACGAAAGTCGCCTTTACTTCGGCAACGTAGGTATAGACCAACTCAACGGCAACGGTGGTTCCGATAGTCTTGTCGCTGGTAAAGACAACGACAGCGTAGAAGGAGGCAGTGGCGATGACTTCCTGTTTGGCAATGTAGGCAACGATATTGTCAGCGGTGGCATAGGCAACGACTTACTACACGGCGGTCAAAACGAAGATGAACTCAACGGCGGCGATGGTAACGATACCCTCCACGGCGATATCGGATTTGATACACTCACCGGTGAAGGCGGTAGCGATGAATTTGCTTTGTCACTTCAGTCGGGAACCGACACCATCACCGATTTTGAATCTGGTACCGACAAAATTTCGCTACCAGACGGCGTATCCTTCAGCGACCTACAGGTGGCTGCTGCTGGGGAAGATACAACCATTTCCCTTGCCAATAGCGGTCAACAGCTAGCTGTTTTAAGCAATGTTGACAACTCGGAAATTTCCGTCGATGATTTTGTGAATCCGGAATCTACAGGAAGTCTCAGCCGCGAACCACGAAATCTCCTCAACACCACATCTGTATTGGAGGATGCAAATTATAATTATGATGAGATTGAAAATTTCTTGGAGGTAGAGGGATTTGATACGAGTAGCGATCGCGTGGACGCTTTACTGAACGATCTTCAGTCCTTCACAAACATTTCCAATGTAACGAATTTCGGTTCCATTGACACAGGCGTTGGAGAAAGCAATATTGTCAGTGGTCCAGAAGGAGAAACTCGCTACTATCTTTTTAGCATTCCGGAAAGCAGCGATGTAACAATCCGCCAGCAGGATCTTACTGGTGATTCTTTAATGTCTTTATATGGTGCAAGCATTGACCAACAAGCGGATGGTTCCAATGCTATATCTATTGGAAATCAGAGTGTAACGTTGGATGAAATTGGAAATGTAGCTTTAAGCGTGGGTTCTCCTGGTCGGGAGGCAGCCATTGAATATAAAGACAATGCTGTCATTAGCGAGTCTCTCGATAGCGGCATTTATGGGTTGCGCGTAATCCCCCATAGCAACGATGACGTGGCTCTGTACAACTTGTCAATCACTCGTGGTTAA